Genomic window (Phocoena phocoena chromosome 20, mPhoPho1.1, whole genome shotgun sequence):
AGCATATATGTTATACACGTACAAATAATATATAGCAATATGTTTACATCTataatgtatattacatattatataaatatgcttaatgcttaaatagtaaatataaatatgttttaaagtatgtgtttttaacttacatatgtataatttaatttatatgaataatttaaattatacataattattctatacataaaaattatatcgattatacatatttaatatatattatggtacacattttaatatttacatatacagaTTATAGTAATACATAATACTTGATAACATAATATGTAACACACATTACTCATGTAACAATATAGTAAtgtatattatattgtattatatatttaatagcgTAACTGTATTCTAATTTACTTAAATTATAGATCTGAAATTTTACATTGTaagttatatgtttatatttttatatgcccatatatacttatatacatcCCTATTATTCATGCTAATGAATTCTCCCGCTAAAGTTTGGGAAGCCAGGGACCCTTTCTCCTCATTCACCATGTGCGTCAGTCCCACGGCAGGAGGGTGTCTGGTGCACACGAggtgagaagaaaatatttcctcgGTATTAATAAGATTAGCACTTCTCCAGCTTGTCCCATTTGGCAGCATATTTAAGCGGGTGTCCTGTGTACGTGAACTCCTGTGTCCAGAAAGCAGCACGGTGGGGTCGGTGCCCCAGGAGGGTGTGGAGGGGGTCAAAGTGTCCCCAATGGGCGCTGACTCCAGGACATCCTGGGGGCTGACTGcacacagggacagggacggCCTCATCCCAGAGGTCCCCCAAAGCACCATCCAGCCCTGGTCAGGGGTCTAGGACCATGTGATGTGCCCGATGGAGGGTGGGCCACACCACAGGGGACACATGGCCTAGGGGGCCCACAGATTCTTACCCAGTGGAAAGGACAGTCAACACCATCTGAGGGAAAAGACACAGGTTCCCTTGAAGGGGTCTGTCCTCACCCCATCTCTGGAAGCGCACCCCCCGCCAGCCCAGCAGGGACAGCTCTGTGCCCACCCTGATGCTGGGGCTGAGTGCCCAGGTCACCGTGGTGTCCAGGTGAGACCAGGCTCCAGGGACCTGAGCCAGGTGTGAAGGCAGAGAGATGTATgtgcagagggaagagggaaccAGAGGGCTTGGGGgtcaggagggggcaggggagcctGTGGACGGAGGACACAGCTGGGGACAGGGTCCAGGGACCTGGGGCAAACCTGAGGGCAGAGCAGAGACCTCCTCACCTGTCACCACCAGCTCCAGGGGCTCACTGGGCTCAGACCAGTGACCACCTTTTCGATAGAGGCACTGATAATGCTGGGCAGTGTCTCCACTCACAGCGGTGATGCCGAATCTGGCCTCTGTCTCGTGTGGACCAATTTGAGACACAGTTTTCTCATCCTTGAAGTCACTCctatcttccttcctctccagacGGAATTCCTCAGCCCCAGCAGGGCCCCTGCACACAATGGTCACAGGCCACCCCTGGGGGCTTACAGAGTCGGGCTCAGCCCTGGTGGAGCGACTGGGCAGGGTCCCTGGGATGGGTAAGAGCACAGTCTCAGCATCCATTACGTGAGAATCGTCACATCAGATAATTCACTCATTTTTGTTGCTCAAttcagtactttttttcttttaaacttgcaaagttgtgcaaccatcaccacaatacaatttttttttggctgtactgcatgtgggatcttcgttccccaaccagggatcaaacccacaccccctgcattggaagcattcagtcttgaccactggaccaccagggaagtcccacaatccAATTTTAGACCATTTCCATCATCCTCCCCCAAAAGACACCCCCACGTCCATTCTATGAGCATATAAATTCCCATCACTGCGGAGTGATTTTCCCCACTTGACTTAAGGACCCTGAGACTTGGTCACGTCTTGCTCAGGGTGACACGGGAGGTGTCAGAGCAGGCTGGGCCCCCGGGAATGTCTGCTGCAGGGGGCggctccctccctgcccacgGCCACTCTAGGGGGACAGATAGCTGGGAGGGTGGCACAGGATGGGAATGACCGGGTCATTCCTGGGACAAGGAAAGCAGGGGTCTCGGTCGGTAGGAATGATCTGGGCTGGTCTGAAGGACAGCTGCCAGTCCCAGGTGGGATTGTGTGGGGTGAGGGACGCAGTCTGCAGAGCGGCagtggaggtgtgtgtgtgtgtgtgtgtgtgtgtgtgtgtgtgtgtgtgtgtgtgtgtgtgtaggagctGGAGCACAGCTCTGGTCCCACATTCCCCAGCAGATGAGGATCCCTGTGTCCAGTGTAAGTTCCCTGTGCAGAAATCATCCCTgggttttctctgtatttttaccTTCGTCTCAGCTCATTTCCATTTCCTTGTTACTGAGGCTCTGGAAACTCCAAATGTCTAAACTAGGCTGGGGGCAGGCGGAAGAGCGGGTTTGTAGCCCTGAAACAGGAAGCTGGCCTCACATTCAGCAAAATCCCACAGAGGCAGGGGGCTGGCAGAGGTCACTCGttcgctctttctttcttttgaccaCACCTTAGCTCTCATCTATCTGTTTACTGATGCCTCCATGTACCACTGGTTCCACAAATATGAGAAACACCCAGGATGCCTGCCCTCTTGGGGCTGAAAGTCTAGAGAGAGGATAGCCATTGACAAATAATTGTGCAAATCCACGGGTACAAACGGTGATACCTGCCCTCGGGGTGAGTGTGGGAGTCTCAGGGgcagacaggaggcagagctgctGTCCTCTGGGAGGTCCGAGGGAAGAGATATCTGAGCTAAGATCTGAGGTCAGAGATGAATTCCCCAGGCCGAGGGACAGGGGACACCGGGCATTCAGGGTGGTGCGGAGGTCTGGAGCTGAGTGGGAAGATGGCAtttagaaagggaaagaaaaccaagGTAACTGAGATAAGTGGGCCAGACAGCATTGGGACAGACAGATCCAGACCAAAGAGAGATGCGTGGGTCTCAGTCTGTCTGAAGGTAAACTGTGAGAGGACTCGAAGGAAGATTACGGTTTTCCTGAAGATAAATTATATACCATATagatatttaaagtttttaagtaaaacttttaaatgatcatttaaaaCCACATCACTGTGTGATACAGTCCGTACGGGAGGATGGAGACGGTGGGATTGAGGACGATTCTGAGTCTGCCCTTGGCGAGGTCATGTTCTCTGCCCAGGGGCTGCCGAGGGAGATCTGGGCTTGTGCGGGGAGAGCTCGTGGGTTCAGCCTGGTCTGTATGATCTGAATCGTCCCTGGGGGCCATCAAGAGCAGAGGGGGAGAACGCGGGAGAGACCTGGGCGAGGGTTTTACATTGGGGGTTGTTTGCAATTCGAGGTGTATGTCAGGGCCCCCAGGATCGGTTCCACTCTCACCTACATCTGCCTGCGGGGTGCAGAGGGGATTGGGGAGAAGACTCACCCGCCTGTGTGTGCATCGTGTGACCCAGACAGAGCACTGGAAGAGAAGTTCTAGTGAGAAAGACGCCCACTGTACGGTTTCCTCATGGGGCTGCAGTCAAGCGGGGGCCTTGAGGAGCCAGCGGGGTAGGGGGTGGTCATCGTCCCATACTTTCCCGACACCCCGGTCAACATTGCATCTGAGTACGAGCCCCCTCCTTGCTCTGAAATAGTCTCAAGACAAACCCCCAACCCCTCTTCCGAGCAGGtgttcctccctgccccccagcccttcTCAGTCTGAACTCAACCCCGTACCCAGGCACCATTTCCAGCCCTGAACCTTCCATGGTTAAGACTTAGGTCTTGGCCAGAGCTGAGGGGGACCACTTTGCCCCGCTAGGGCCCCAGCGTCTTCTGGGCTGGAGTCGGGACGGAGCTGGGAAGCAGAGCCCCTCTGCCCCTGGATTCCTACCCCTCCATTCCAGGACTCACCCAGGCCCAGGAGGTTGGTGGGATGGGGAGACATGGCCCAGACCCTGCCCCCGGCACCGTCCTGGAGTTTGTGAATGAAGGAGAGAGCCTGTAGGCGACACGAGAGGAGAGGATGTGGTGGCCAGGGCCCCTTTCTGGGGTTTCTACATCAACGGCCGCACACAAAGGGGAAgagctctctctcccctcccatccaCGCTTCCCACTGACGAGACAGAGGTGGGGCCTGGCTTCCAAAAGTTGTTTGTTCCCCCTGTGCCCTGAACTCATCTCTGGACGCACCCCTTGAGGTGGGAGCCTCCTTCTCGATCTGTGGGGCGAGCAGAA
Coding sequences:
- the LAIR1 gene encoding leukocyte-associated immunoglobulin-like receptor 1, with protein sequence MSPHPTNLLGLVLCLGHTMHTQAGTIQIIQTRLNPRALPAQAQISLGSPWAENMTSPRADSESSSIPPSPSSRTLPSRSTRAEPDSVSPQGWPVTIVCRGPAGAEEFRLERKEDRSDFKDEKTVSQIGPHETEARFGITAVSGDTAQHYQCLYRKGGHWSEPSEPLELVVTGEEVSALPSVSPQDVLESAPIGDTLTPSTPSWGTDPTVLLSGHRSSRLPTEHLYILIGVPVAFLLCLLLLGLFLLHRRHERKRGPPRSKGEEQRPQERLSLADDVADGTPDLATVDRLPEKSGEVDTSAAAARGPQEVIYAQLDHPALTQRVGRAVSPLSTEPTAKSSMYAALARN